The Sphingomonas sanxanigenens DSM 19645 = NX02 genome includes a region encoding these proteins:
- the pdeM gene encoding ligase-associated DNA damage response endonuclease PdeM: MVPFSFAGHAFAALRQGALWWPARQALLVADLHLEKASWFARFGQMLPPYDSVATLTELRALAESTGAREIWCLGDSFHDSAGCARLDDVAREHLRALTAATRWTWITGNHDPGIDAALGGTVLTEAEVDGLLLRHEAQPGEARPELSGHFHPKFRISLRGRHVSRRCFVATSGKLILPAFGALTGGLDAGHPEIIRAVGPAAEALVPLSDRLLRFRIAA; the protein is encoded by the coding sequence ATGGTTCCCTTTTCGTTCGCCGGACACGCCTTCGCGGCCCTTCGCCAGGGCGCCTTGTGGTGGCCGGCAAGGCAGGCGCTGCTCGTCGCCGATCTGCACCTCGAAAAGGCGAGCTGGTTCGCCCGCTTCGGGCAGATGCTGCCGCCCTATGACAGCGTCGCGACGTTGACCGAATTGCGCGCGCTGGCGGAGTCGACCGGCGCCCGCGAGATCTGGTGCCTGGGTGACAGTTTTCACGATTCCGCCGGTTGTGCGCGACTCGACGATGTCGCGCGGGAGCATTTGCGCGCGCTGACCGCGGCCACGCGTTGGACGTGGATCACCGGCAATCATGATCCGGGGATCGACGCGGCGCTGGGCGGCACGGTCCTGACGGAGGCGGAGGTCGATGGCCTGCTGCTGCGCCATGAAGCGCAGCCGGGCGAGGCACGCCCGGAGCTTTCGGGCCATTTTCATCCCAAGTTCCGCATCAGCCTGCGCGGGCGCCATGTCTCGCGGCGCTGCTTCGTCGCCACATCGGGAAAACTGATACTGCCTGCCTTCGGTGCGCTCACCGGCGGGCTCGATGCCGGCCATCCGGAGATCATCCGGGCGGTCGGCCCCGCCGCCGAAGCGCTGGTTCCGCTTTCGGACCGGCTGCTGCGGTTCCGGATCGCCGCCTGA
- a CDS encoding HAD family hydrolase, giving the protein MRFEGIIFDFDGVLVDSEFVGTAHLADVLTRLGHPITPEEAAARFMGLAGKDFLDAIADWRGAPVPEEFHALRAEEDARVLAEGIVAVTGAIDFIRSLPADLPKAIASSSSTRWITTHLDHLGLRSMFAPHIYSGREHVTRGKPAPDVYLHAAAAIGVDIGRTVIVEDSPVGVTGAVASGAEVVGLCAGTHCGVGHRERLSALGAHHIVGSFAELADWVGLNAALVKAR; this is encoded by the coding sequence ATGCGCTTCGAAGGCATCATCTTCGATTTCGACGGCGTGCTCGTCGACAGCGAGTTCGTCGGCACCGCGCATCTGGCGGACGTGCTGACCCGGCTTGGCCACCCGATCACGCCGGAAGAGGCGGCGGCGCGCTTCATGGGGCTGGCGGGCAAGGATTTCCTCGACGCCATCGCCGACTGGCGCGGCGCGCCGGTGCCCGAGGAATTCCATGCGTTGCGCGCAGAAGAGGATGCGCGCGTGCTGGCCGAGGGAATCGTCGCGGTGACGGGGGCGATCGACTTCATCCGTTCGCTGCCCGCCGATCTGCCGAAGGCGATCGCGTCGTCCAGCAGCACGCGCTGGATCACGACGCATCTCGACCATCTCGGTCTGCGATCGATGTTCGCGCCGCATATCTATAGCGGGCGCGAGCATGTGACGCGCGGCAAGCCCGCGCCCGACGTCTATCTTCATGCCGCGGCGGCGATCGGCGTCGACATCGGCCGCACCGTCATCGTCGAGGATTCGCCGGTAGGCGTTACCGGCGCGGTCGCATCGGGTGCCGAGGTGGTCGGGCTGTGTGCGGGCACGCATTGCGGCGTCGGCCACCGCGAACGCCTCTCAGCGCTGGGCGCGCACCATATCGTCGGCAGCTTCGCGGAACTCGCGGACTGGGTGGGGCTGAACGCAGCGCTTGTGAAAGCGCGCTGA